In Selenomonas ruminantium subsp. lactilytica TAM6421, the DNA window ATGGCGGAATTAACTAACCGAAAGTCATTCACCACCACCCTCTCCAAAGACAATGTGGAGAAGCTCAAAACCCTATCGGAAAAGAAAGGCGTGCCCAAGACGAAAATCCTTGATGATGCTGTCAACACGCTCTATGAAAAGGAGGAAAGCATGGAACAGGAAGCCAAGAAGCATAAGGGAATCGTGATTTCCGTCAGCAACAACAAGGGCGGCGTCGGCAAAACAACGACAGTAGCAGCTTTAGCTGACCTCCTGTCCAAGAAGGGCAAAAACATCCTGATGATCGATGCAGATCCCCAGGGCAATCTTTCCAATACCTTCAACTATATGGGCAACGGTCAGAATCAGATCCTGGACAATTATCTCGGCACCCTGCTGAAAGACCGCATGCGTGCCGTTCAGGACGATGCACCGGATAAATGCGTGAAACTTGACTACTTCATCCTGAACTCCACGGAATTTCCCCGCATTGACCTGATCTGCTCCGATATCCGCCTGGACGGCACCTATGCTGAACTCAATGCCGGTGGTGTCCGCTATGCTTATATCATCGCCGACATCATTGAAGAAGCCAAGGCCATGGACAAATACGACTACATCCTCATCGACAGCCGTCCGGCTATGAACAACGAGGTAGCCATGTTCCTCTTAGGCACCGATTATGTCATCATCCCGGTGGAACCAGCCAAGCATGCCATCTTAGGTGCCAATGCTATGGCCCGTTTCGTCCTCACCACGGCCAAGCAGCGCCCGAGCCTGAAAATCCTCGGTGCCTTCATGACCAAAGTTGTAGACCGTACCAAATCCTTCCATGAATTCCTCCCAATGGTCCAGAACGGCTGGGACAAGATGCTCTTCGAGACGCGCATCCCCTACAATCAGGATGTCATCAACTCCGAGAATCTCAGTGCACCGGTGACTTACCGGAAACCTGCCTGCAAGGCATCGAAGGCATATATCAAACTTTGTGATGAGGTGGTGGCTAGAATTGAGCAGCAATAAGAATAATTCCATGATGGGCATTTCCTTCGTGGATCTGTCCGGAAAAAATGAGGACACGTCCTCCATGCCCGTAGGCGTAAGCAACCGTTTTGAAAATGAAGAATTCCGGGAAATGACT includes these proteins:
- a CDS encoding AAA family ATPase; the protein is MAELTNRKSFTTTLSKDNVEKLKTLSEKKGVPKTKILDDAVNTLYEKEESMEQEAKKHKGIVISVSNNKGGVGKTTTVAALADLLSKKGKNILMIDADPQGNLSNTFNYMGNGQNQILDNYLGTLLKDRMRAVQDDAPDKCVKLDYFILNSTEFPRIDLICSDIRLDGTYAELNAGGVRYAYIIADIIEEAKAMDKYDYILIDSRPAMNNEVAMFLLGTDYVIIPVEPAKHAILGANAMARFVLTTAKQRPSLKILGAFMTKVVDRTKSFHEFLPMVQNGWDKMLFETRIPYNQDVINSENLSAPVTYRKPACKASKAYIKLCDEVVARIEQQ